TGCATCACTTTCGCATGAATGGCCTTGCGTCTGCCGCCCATCAACGGTTTTGTCCACGCGCTGTCAATGCGAAGGAACACTCTGTGCTGCCAAGGCCGAACGTGCGACCCTATGAGACGATCGGCCTGCTTGGCGGGTCGTTCGATCCGCCGCATCAGGGCCATGTGGCGATCACCAAGGCCGCGCTGACGCTGTTCCAACTGGATCGCATCTGGTGGCTGGTCACACCGGGCAACCCGTTGAAATCGCGCCAACCTGCGCCGATGGAAGACAGACTTGCCGCAGCCCGCCGCGTCATGGATCACCCGCGCGTGCAGATAACAGATATAGAGACCCGGCTAGAGACAACGTACACTGCAAGGACTTTGCAAAAGCTGCAGGCCATGTATCCCAAGGCGCGTTTCGTCTGGCTGATGGGGGCAGACAATCTGGCGCAGTTTGATCACTGGAAAGACTGGGAATGGATCATGCAAAACGTTCCCATTGGCGTGCTTGCCCGCCCTGGCCAACGTATTTCAGGGCGCACTTCAAAGGCGGCGAATATCTATCGCCACGCCCAGCTGCCTGCCCGCGCCGCCGGACTGTTGGCCCGCGCACAGGCCCCTGCGTGGTGCTTTCTGAATGTGCCGATGTCGGATGCGTCCTCGACCGCGATCCGAGCAAAGGGGGCATGGGGCCGCAGTGACACATGATGCCGTTGCTCCTGTCGTGCCAATCTGCATAAGGTCGATGTCATGAAGCACCTCCTGTCCCGCCGATATGTTCTGACCGGTGCCGTATCGGCCCTTGCCACGGCGAGCTTTGCTGACGCGCCGTTGGTTTCTTTGCGCCCGACGGCGCGACCGGGTGCACCGGCCGAGACACCCATCCCGCCGATCCGCCCGCAGGCCCGCCTGAGCGCACGTGAACTGATCGCGCGGGCCGGTCTGGGCGGGACTGTAGGCTTTGTGGTCGCGGACACACAGACCGGCGAAATCCTTGAGGAGGTGGATGGTGATATCGCTGTGCCACCGGCAAGTGTGACCAAGGCTGTCACCGCGCTTTATGCGCTGGAGGCGTTGGGGCCGGATTACCGCTTTGAAACCCGCGTACTTGCTGATGGTCCCATCGTTAACGGCGTTTTGCAAGGCAACCTGATCCTTGCGGGTGGCGGGGATCCGCATCTTGTCACCGATCAGCTTGCTACACTTGTCGATCAGCTCAAGAACGCAGGACTGAAAGAAGTCACCGGAGAGTTCCGCATCTGGGGTGATGCCATCGCGCGGGTCGACGAGATCGACGATACGCAGCTTGACTATCTTGGTTACAATCCGACCGTCGCGGGGCTGAACCTGAACTTTAACCGCGTCCATTTTGAATGGAAGCGCGCGGGCGAGAATTACACCGTCGCGCTTGACGCGCGCAGCGAGACGCACCGCCCGCCGGTTACGACGGCCCGCATGCGCATCGTGGATCGCACGACCCCGGTTTACACCTATGCCGACAGCAATGGCGTGGACAATTGGACCGTTGCGCGTCGCGCACTGGGTTCGGGCGGGTCGCGCTGGCTGCCGGTACGCTATCCGGCACTTTATGCCGGCGAGGTATTCCAGACCTTCGCACGCACAGCAGGGATTGTGCTGCCAAAGCCTGTGCTAATGACACAGATACCGCAGGGCGATGTCATCACCGCATTCAAAAGCGATCCATTGCGCGAAATCCTGCGCGACATGCTGCGATTTTCGACGAACCTGACGGCGGAAGTTACGGGTCTTGCTGCCACTGCTGCGCGCGCGGATCAGAAACGCGGCTTGCGCACATCCGCCTTCGGCATGACGCGCTGGGCAGCAGATCGCGCGGAGATTGACCCGCAATTTGTGGATCATTCGGGGCTTGGCGATCAGTCGCGCATCGCTGCTGGCGATATGGTCCGCCTGCTGAACGCCCGCGATGTGGCGCGACAGTTGAAGCCTATCCTGAAACCCATTGCCATGCTGGACGATGACCGCGAACGCATTCGCGATTTCCCGGCGACCATCAACGCCAAGACCGGCACGCTGAACTTTGTGTCATCGCTGGCGGGTTACATCACGACGCAGGGCGGGCGGGAATTGGCCTTTGCGTTCTTTGCCGCGGATATGGACGCGCGTGAGAAGGGCAAGCTGTCCGCAGATGAACAACCGCCCGGTGCCGGAAGCTACAACGGGAAGGCGAAGCGGTTGCAACAGGTGCTGCTGCAACGCTGGGGACGTGCCGCGGATTTGTAAGATTTGACTGGTCGCAGGTTCCGGCAGCGTCCACTCAAAGCGTCATGTGCCGCGCGCGGCTACCGCGTTCGATGGCAGCGGCGTGCAGGCGGTCGATGTTCAGCTCATACCGGATTTCTTCGAGCATGCGGTTTTCAGGATCATCAATCACGCCATCAGCCGCCGCCACGTCACAGGCCAGTGCATATGCCGTTTCGTTCAGCTTTTCTGGCAGCGCATCGCGTATCATGCCGAACAACGCTTCAAGCCCGTCTTCGGGTTCAAGCATTTCAAACACCATCTTGGCGACCCGCGCCACGCGTTCTGTATCGTAATCGGCAAAGACGGGAAGATTGTTGATGGTGTTGTTCATCTTCACCAGTTCTGCGGTACGGATGTCTTCGTCGGATGCGGAAACCGCAACCATCAATGCGACAAGCGCGTCTTCGGCGGTGATCGGGGTGTCTGCTGTCATGGGTTTGTCCTTTACCTGTACGATACCATTTATTGACCCCGCACCCCTGCCGCAATAGGGAGTGCGCGTTCATGGCGTCGCGGTGATGCCTGATTCATTTGAGAGACTTATCATGACTTCTTTGCGTGACGCAGCGATGACTTCCAAGGCCTGGCCCTTTGAAGAGGCCCGCAAGCTGCTGAAACGTTACGAGAATGAGAAATATCCCAAGGGCTATGTGCTGTTCGAAACGGGCTATGGTCCGTCCGGTCTACCCCACATTGGCACCTTTGGCGAAGTCCTGCGCACCACCATGATCCGTCGTGCATTTGCAGTGATCTCTGACATCCCGACCCGTCTGATCTGTTTTTCCGACGATCTGGACGGCATGCGTAAGGTGCCAGGCAATGTGCCCAACCAAGAAGAACTGGCCAAGCACATGCACAAGCCGTTGACCTCTGTCCCTGATCCATTTGGCGAATTCGAAAGCTTTGGCCATCACAACAACGCGATGCTGCGCCGGTTTTTGGACACCTTCGGGTTCGAGTACGAATTCTATTCGGCCAAGGAATTTTATGAGACTGGTCAGTTCGATGAAGTTCTGAAACGCGCCTGTGAGCGGTATGACGACGTCATGGCCGTGATGCTGAAATCCTTGCGCGAAGAACGTCAGCAGACATATTCCATTTTCCTGCCGATCCATCCCGAGACAGGTCGCGTTCTTTATGTTCCGATGAAGAACGTCGACCCGGTCAATCACACTGTGACGTTTGATGACGAGGGCGGCAAGGAATGGACCCTGCCTGTCACCGGCGGCAACGTTAAGCTGCAATGGAAGCCCGATTTTGGCGCACGCTGGGCCGCTCTGGGTGTCGATTTCGAGATGTATGGCAAGGAACATGCCACGAATACAGCGATCTACGACCGGATTTGCGAGATTCTGGGTGGCCGCAAGCCCGAACATTTCTCATACGAGCTGTTTCTTGATGAAAACGGGCAGAAGATTTCCAAGTCATCCGGCAACGGAATCTCAATAGACGAATGGCTGACCTATGCCTCGACCGAGAGCCTGTCCTATTTCATGTATCTCAAGCCGAAGACGGCCAAGCGGATGCATTTTGACGTGATCCCGAAGGCGGTGGATGAATACCATCAGCAGCTTCGGGCCTATGCCGATCAGGATGCGGCGGCGCGGGCAAATAACCCTGTCTTCCATATCCATGGACACAACGTCCCTGCCTCGGACATGGTGGTATCGTTTTCGATGCTGCTCAACCTTGCGTCCGTTTCAGGGGCCGAGGACAAGGAAGCCCTTTGGGGCTTTATTCAGCGGTATGCGCCAGATGCGTCAGCCGAAAAGAACCCGCAGATGGATCAGGCGGCGGGTTTTGCCGTGCGCTATTACAACGACTTTGTGAAGCCAACCAAGGTCTACCGGGATCCGACCGACACTGAACGCGCGGCCTTGCGCGATCTTGCGGATCGCCTGAAGGCTTGGGACGGCGGGCTAGATGCCGAAGAACTGCAATCCATGGTATTTGCGGTGGGCAAGGATCACGGATTTGAACCGCTGCGCGCCTGGTTCACCGCGCTTTACGAGGTGCTGCTCGGCGCATCGCAGGGCCCGCGTTTTGGCGGATTCATTGCGCTTTATGGTGTGAACGAAACCATTGCCCTGATTGAGGATCGGTTGGGCTAGCTGCAAGCCGTCGCGCGAATGATGAAGCGCCGCCCTGTCTTACGGGGCGGCGTTTTTTTGAAGCATGGTCAGCTGAACCAGCCTGTGACCTTGCCCCAGACCGATTTCTCTTCAGATGTTTCGGCGATCGTAACGGTTTCGCCCTTGACCGGTTCGGCCCCTTTGACCTCTGGCATTGGTTCGGCCTCGAAGTGTTCCTCGTCGGGCTGCACTTCGGCGAGTTTCACAGTGGCCGGTGTCATCATGCCTGCGAAAAGCAGCATCTTGGACAATGTGTTCGGCCCTGCGATCCCATCGGCGTTCAGCCCGTTCTTTTCCTGAAATGCCTGCACCGCCTTCTTTGTGCCAGGGCCGAATTTGCCGTCTGCATCTATTCCAAGATCCATCTGCAAAAGCTTGACGGCTTCGCCGCGCGATCCCTGCCGCAGCAGGATCAGTTCGGGCAATCCGATGACAGTGAACGTATCGGGACCAGCGATGCCGTCGGCGACCAGATCGTTTTTCTCCTGATAGGCTTTGAGCGCCTTTTCGGTCGCGGGTCCGAAATCCCCGTCGATCGAGAGTCCCAGTTTTTCCTGCAGCCGTTTGACCGGCGCACCCTTCATGCCGCGTTTGAGAATTGACATCGTGCTATCCCTTTATTGCCTGCGGCAAAGTCGACCACATTCGATTGCAAAGCGAAAGGGGCAGGGCAGAGAAATGAAACCAATTTGGCTTATCATGCGTAAAGAAGACAAAACGGAGGATTGAACATGCGTTTTCTTGCGATCTTTGCGGCGATCTGGGTTTGGGTGATGCCCGCCATTGCGCAGGACAACCGCGCCATCGAAGACGTGATCGGCAGCCAGCTTCAGGCCTTCAACGACCGCGATGTCCAGGGGGCCTGGCAGTTCGCAAGTCCGATGATTCAAGGTCTGTTCCAGACGCCGGACAACTTTGGAATGATGGTCGAAAACGGCTATCCGATGGTTTGGACCAACAAGGATGTTGAATTTCTGGAGCTTGGCGAAGTCAACGGGATCCTGATTCAGCGCGTTCTGATCCGCGACAGTGCAGGTGCTGCCTTTGTCCTAGAATACGCGATGATCGAGACTGAAGCCGGATGGCGTATTAACGGCGTGCAGGTCCTGCCCGCGCCGGACGTTGCCGCCTGAGCACCGTCACGGTGGCCCCACCACCCCTTTACGCCTGAGGAGTATTCCCTAGCGCAAGTGCCGCCCGCATGGGCCGGCTTTGCTGTAACCGGCGCGCGCGCCGTCTTCAAAGGGATTTTCCATGAACAAAGCGATTACCGATGGGATTGTGCTGATGCCACTGCCGTTCGCGGCAGGTCTGGGCGTGTGGTCAAGCGGCGACGGAACGCCCGGATCGGACACCTATGCCCTAAGCGGTAACGGCGTATTCGTCGCCGCCGATCAGGACTTTGGCGGCTGTCTTGAGATCAACAAGACCAGTGGCACGACCCGCGTGCGCTATATGGGCGAAACGCCGATTCTGCCGGGCTGCTATCTGCGCGTAACTGCCCGCTTTAAGGCTGTCGCCGGACCGTTGCCGAACGTACGCATTGCTGCATTTGCTGGAGACAATAGCGGTGATCCGGTCGGCGGACTGGATCTGACAGCGCCATCCACATCACTGACGACGTATGGCGAGATCGTGGAGGTCAGCGCCATTGTCGGCACAGGTGATCGCAATGGTGTCGATCTGGTCTGGCAAGGGGCAGCCTATGGCCATTTCGGGATTGATCTGACGGGGCCGAACGGTGGGCTGGTCCGCCTCGACGATCTGGTAATCGAAGACATCACGAGCGCCTTTCAGCGCGACATGTTGTCGTTGGTGGACGTACGCGATTACGGCGCGATCGGTGACGGCAGCGCGGACGATTCAGCTGCATTCGAAGCGGCGGATGCCGCAGCGCAGGGACGTACGGTGCTTGTATCCAAGGGCGTTTACAAGCTCGAAGACAGTGTGACCCTGTCAAGCCGCGTCAAGTTTGAAGGCACCGTCGTGCAATCGGCCAATCACCGGTTCATCCTGCAAAAGGACTTTAACTACGCCACCTATGTCGATGCCTTCGGTGATGAAGAGACAGCGTTCAAGAAAGCCTATCAGGCACTGCTGAATTTCTCGGATCACGAGTCGCTTGATCTGTGCGGCCGCCGGATCACTTTGTCCGAACCGTTGGACATGCAGGCTGCCGATCCATCACGCACGGTTTTTGCAACACGGCGGGTCATTCGCAACGGGCAGTTCCAGCCTGAACCCGGATCGGCGTGGAATACAGATTCGGTGACTTCACAAGCCACCTATAGCGCAAGCAATCCCAATCAACTGACCAATGTGATCGACGTCGCCAATGTGGTCGTTGGCGCACGAGTCAGCGGGACGGGTGTCGGCCGCGAGATCTATGTGCGGGCGACGAATGTTGGCCAAAAGACTGTCACGCTCAGCCAGCCGCTTTATGATGCGGTAGGCACGCAGACTTATACGTTCCGACGCTACAAATACTTGCTCGATTTCTCGGGCTATGACGATCTTGCGCAGTTCGTGATTGATGACGTCGAATTCCAGTGTAACGGTCATGCCAGCGGCATTTTGCTTGCACCACAAGGCCTGACGTTCCACCTGCGCGATTGCTTTGTCACAAAGCCGAAGAACCGCGGTCTGACCTCGATTGGAACGGGCTGTCAGGGCATGATGATCGACCGCTGCAACTTTGCCAGCAACGAGCAGCCGTTGCCGGTGCAGGACCGCACCACCATCGGCTTCAACGCCAACGCCAATGATGTTAAAATCCGCGACAACCGCGTGGCCTTGTTCAAGCATTTCTGCGTATTGGGCGGCACCGGCACCCTGATTTCGGGCAATCACTGGTTCCACGGCGACAATGAAGACAACGGCGTGCGCAAGGGCGGGATCATCATCACGACCCCGAACTGCAAAAGCATCATCACCGGCAACTACTGTGACAACAATTTCATCGAATGGACGAACGAACACAGTGCGGAACCTGCGCTGGGCGCGCAGTTTTCATTTGGCGGGCTGACTATTACGGGCAACATTTTTACGACCAACGATGTTGCGGACTGGTTCAACTTCATCGTCATCAAGCCCTATGGCCCGAACCATTTCATCCACGGCTTCTCGGTGGTCAGCAATGTGTTCCGCTCGATCAACGGGTTCATCGACAAGGTCGAGCA
The sequence above is drawn from the Cognatiyoonia koreensis genome and encodes:
- a CDS encoding nicotinate-nucleotide adenylyltransferase, which encodes MLPRPNVRPYETIGLLGGSFDPPHQGHVAITKAALTLFQLDRIWWLVTPGNPLKSRQPAPMEDRLAAARRVMDHPRVQITDIETRLETTYTARTLQKLQAMYPKARFVWLMGADNLAQFDHWKDWEWIMQNVPIGVLARPGQRISGRTSKAANIYRHAQLPARAAGLLARAQAPAWCFLNVPMSDASSTAIRAKGAWGRSDT
- the dacB gene encoding D-alanyl-D-alanine carboxypeptidase/D-alanyl-D-alanine endopeptidase translates to MKHLLSRRYVLTGAVSALATASFADAPLVSLRPTARPGAPAETPIPPIRPQARLSARELIARAGLGGTVGFVVADTQTGEILEEVDGDIAVPPASVTKAVTALYALEALGPDYRFETRVLADGPIVNGVLQGNLILAGGGDPHLVTDQLATLVDQLKNAGLKEVTGEFRIWGDAIARVDEIDDTQLDYLGYNPTVAGLNLNFNRVHFEWKRAGENYTVALDARSETHRPPVTTARMRIVDRTTPVYTYADSNGVDNWTVARRALGSGGSRWLPVRYPALYAGEVFQTFARTAGIVLPKPVLMTQIPQGDVITAFKSDPLREILRDMLRFSTNLTAEVTGLAATAARADQKRGLRTSAFGMTRWAADRAEIDPQFVDHSGLGDQSRIAAGDMVRLLNARDVARQLKPILKPIAMLDDDRERIRDFPATINAKTGTLNFVSSLAGYITTQGGRELAFAFFAADMDAREKGKLSADEQPPGAGSYNGKAKRLQQVLLQRWGRAADL
- a CDS encoding tellurite resistance TerB family protein, giving the protein MTADTPITAEDALVALMVAVSASDEDIRTAELVKMNNTINNLPVFADYDTERVARVAKMVFEMLEPEDGLEALFGMIRDALPEKLNETAYALACDVAAADGVIDDPENRMLEEIRYELNIDRLHAAAIERGSRARHMTL
- a CDS encoding lysine--tRNA ligase gives rise to the protein MTSLRDAAMTSKAWPFEEARKLLKRYENEKYPKGYVLFETGYGPSGLPHIGTFGEVLRTTMIRRAFAVISDIPTRLICFSDDLDGMRKVPGNVPNQEELAKHMHKPLTSVPDPFGEFESFGHHNNAMLRRFLDTFGFEYEFYSAKEFYETGQFDEVLKRACERYDDVMAVMLKSLREERQQTYSIFLPIHPETGRVLYVPMKNVDPVNHTVTFDDEGGKEWTLPVTGGNVKLQWKPDFGARWAALGVDFEMYGKEHATNTAIYDRICEILGGRKPEHFSYELFLDENGQKISKSSGNGISIDEWLTYASTESLSYFMYLKPKTAKRMHFDVIPKAVDEYHQQLRAYADQDAAARANNPVFHIHGHNVPASDMVVSFSMLLNLASVSGAEDKEALWGFIQRYAPDASAEKNPQMDQAAGFAVRYYNDFVKPTKVYRDPTDTERAALRDLADRLKAWDGGLDAEELQSMVFAVGKDHGFEPLRAWFTALYEVLLGASQGPRFGGFIALYGVNETIALIEDRLG
- a CDS encoding peptidoglycan-binding domain-containing protein produces the protein MSILKRGMKGAPVKRLQEKLGLSIDGDFGPATEKALKAYQEKNDLVADGIAGPDTFTVIGLPELILLRQGSRGEAVKLLQMDLGIDADGKFGPGTKKAVQAFQEKNGLNADGIAGPNTLSKMLLFAGMMTPATVKLAEVQPDEEHFEAEPMPEVKGAEPVKGETVTIAETSEEKSVWGKVTGWFS
- a CDS encoding DUF4864 domain-containing protein translates to MRFLAIFAAIWVWVMPAIAQDNRAIEDVIGSQLQAFNDRDVQGAWQFASPMIQGLFQTPDNFGMMVENGYPMVWTNKDVEFLELGEVNGILIQRVLIRDSAGAAFVLEYAMIETEAGWRINGVQVLPAPDVAA
- a CDS encoding glycosyl hydrolase family 28-related protein, translating into MNKAITDGIVLMPLPFAAGLGVWSSGDGTPGSDTYALSGNGVFVAADQDFGGCLEINKTSGTTRVRYMGETPILPGCYLRVTARFKAVAGPLPNVRIAAFAGDNSGDPVGGLDLTAPSTSLTTYGEIVEVSAIVGTGDRNGVDLVWQGAAYGHFGIDLTGPNGGLVRLDDLVIEDITSAFQRDMLSLVDVRDYGAIGDGSADDSAAFEAADAAAQGRTVLVSKGVYKLEDSVTLSSRVKFEGTVVQSANHRFILQKDFNYATYVDAFGDEETAFKKAYQALLNFSDHESLDLCGRRITLSEPLDMQAADPSRTVFATRRVIRNGQFQPEPGSAWNTDSVTSQATYSASNPNQLTNVIDVANVVVGARVSGTGVGREIYVRATNVGQKTVTLSQPLYDAVGTQTYTFRRYKYLLDFSGYDDLAQFVIDDVEFQCNGHASGILLAPQGLTFHLRDCFVTKPKNRGLTSIGTGCQGMMIDRCNFASNEQPLPVQDRTTIGFNANANDVKIRDNRVALFKHFCVLGGTGTLISGNHWFHGDNEDNGVRKGGIIITTPNCKSIITGNYCDNNFIEWTNEHSAEPALGAQFSFGGLTITGNIFTTNDVADWFNFIVIKPYGPNHFIHGFSVVSNVFRSINGFIDKVEHVDTSLADLDYGRMRGVTFAANTFHSVRDEVYNPAILSHDESTPTRTWVAENAPYLPFGGRARFVDSVMADGPLKDSSDATVYEMPYVNTDYGPDQSEVRFVFKTAVEGRIRYQVRMDNPL